A genomic segment from Bacillus cereus G9842 encodes:
- a CDS encoding FxsA family protein — protein sequence MKWLLFLFILIPAIEITVLIGSSHVIGLWSTFAMIVFTGVVGVYLAKRQGFKVLGEIQSKLNRGEMPGETVLDGIFVFVGGILLVLPGYVTDVLGFICVIPITRALLKPLVMKWMEWKFRKNSTIIIQK from the coding sequence ATGAAGTGGTTACTATTCTTGTTTATTTTAATACCGGCGATTGAGATTACGGTCTTAATTGGATCAAGTCATGTAATAGGTTTATGGTCTACGTTCGCTATGATTGTATTTACAGGTGTTGTAGGTGTGTATTTGGCGAAAAGACAAGGATTTAAAGTGCTTGGAGAGATTCAATCTAAGTTGAATAGAGGGGAAATGCCAGGTGAGACAGTACTAGATGGTATTTTTGTATTTGTAGGAGGTATTCTCTTGGTGCTTCCTGGGTATGTGACAGATGTGCTAGGGTTTATCTGCGTGATCCCTATTACGAGAGCTTTATTGAAGCCGCTTGTTATGAAGTGGATGGAATGGAAATTTAGAAAGAACTCTACTATTATCATTCAGAAGTAG
- the pyk gene encoding pyruvate kinase produces the protein MRKTKIVCTIGPASESIEKLEQLIEAGMNVARLNFSHGSHEEHGARIKNIREASKKTGKTVGILLDTKGPEIRTHDFVDGQAELVTGAEVVLSTEQVLGTAEKFSVSYAGLYDDVDPGSRILIDDGLIELEVIEKADGNIRTKVLNSGTVKNKKGVNVPNVSIKLPGITEKDVKDIIFGIEQKVDFIAASFVRKASDVLEIRELLEEHGAQYIQIVPKIENQEGIDNIDSILEVSDGLMVARGDMGVEIPPEEVPLVQKRLIKKCNVLGKPVITATQMLDSMQRNPRPTRAEASDVANAIFDGTDAIMLSGETAAGQYPVEAVTMMANIAVRVEKSLQYEDMFKKRIKEFTPTITDAISQSVAHTALALDVAAIVAPTESGHTAKMISKYRPKSPIVAVTSDEQVGRRLALVWGVQAFMAEKRAASTDEMLDTAIQTGMDAGLIGLGDTVVITAGVPVAETGTTNLMKIHVVGEEVAKGQGIGRKAAKGKVVVAKTAAEAVANVNEGDILVTTSTDKDMIPAIEKAAALVVEEGGLTSHAAVVGVSIGIPVIVGVNGVTATLKNGQEVTVDAARGIVYNGHAEVL, from the coding sequence ATGCGTAAAACTAAAATTGTATGTACTATAGGTCCTGCTAGTGAAAGTATTGAAAAATTAGAGCAATTAATCGAAGCAGGTATGAACGTTGCTCGTTTAAACTTCTCTCATGGTAGCCATGAAGAGCACGGAGCTCGTATTAAAAACATTCGTGAAGCTTCAAAGAAAACTGGTAAAACAGTTGGTATCTTACTTGATACAAAAGGTCCAGAAATCCGTACTCACGACTTCGTAGACGGACAAGCTGAGCTTGTAACAGGTGCAGAAGTAGTTCTTTCTACTGAGCAAGTATTAGGTACTGCAGAGAAGTTCTCTGTATCTTATGCTGGTCTTTATGACGATGTAGACCCAGGTTCTCGCATTCTAATCGATGACGGTCTTATCGAACTAGAAGTAATCGAAAAAGCTGATGGAAACATCCGTACAAAAGTTCTTAACAGCGGAACTGTAAAAAATAAAAAAGGTGTTAACGTACCAAACGTAAGCATTAAGCTTCCTGGTATCACTGAAAAAGACGTAAAAGATATCATCTTCGGTATCGAGCAAAAAGTTGATTTCATCGCAGCTTCATTCGTACGTAAAGCGTCTGACGTATTAGAAATCCGTGAATTATTAGAAGAGCATGGTGCTCAATACATCCAAATCGTACCGAAAATCGAAAACCAAGAAGGTATCGACAACATCGATTCAATCTTAGAAGTTTCTGACGGTTTAATGGTAGCTCGTGGTGATATGGGTGTAGAAATTCCACCAGAAGAAGTACCATTAGTACAAAAACGTCTAATCAAAAAATGTAACGTGTTAGGTAAACCAGTTATTACTGCGACACAAATGTTAGACTCTATGCAACGTAACCCACGTCCAACTCGTGCGGAAGCAAGTGACGTAGCTAACGCAATCTTCGATGGTACAGATGCAATCATGCTTTCAGGTGAAACAGCTGCTGGTCAATATCCGGTAGAAGCAGTAACAATGATGGCTAACATTGCAGTACGTGTTGAAAAATCATTACAATACGAAGATATGTTCAAAAAACGTATTAAAGAGTTCACTCCAACAATTACAGATGCAATTAGCCAATCTGTTGCGCATACAGCACTTGCTCTTGATGTAGCTGCAATCGTAGCTCCAACAGAAAGTGGACATACTGCGAAAATGATCTCTAAATACCGTCCAAAATCTCCAATTGTAGCTGTAACATCTGACGAGCAAGTAGGACGTCGTCTTGCGCTTGTTTGGGGTGTACAAGCGTTTATGGCTGAGAAGCGCGCAGCTTCAACTGACGAAATGTTAGATACAGCAATTCAAACAGGTATGGATGCAGGTCTAATCGGACTTGGAGATACTGTAGTAATTACTGCTGGTGTTCCAGTTGCTGAAACTGGAACAACAAACTTAATGAAAATCCACGTTGTTGGTGAAGAAGTTGCTAAAGGACAAGGAATCGGTCGTAAAGCTGCAAAAGGTAAAGTAGTTGTAGCAAAAACAGCTGCTGAAGCTGTAGCGAACGTAAACGAAGGTGATATCCTTGTTACAACAAGTACTGATAAAGATATGATTCCTGCAATCGAAAAAGCTGCTGCTTTAGTTGTAGAAGAAGGTGGCTTAACAAGCCATGCGGCTGTTGTAGGCGTATCAATCGGTATTCCTGTTATCGTTGGTGTAAACGGCGTAACAGCAACTTTAAAAAATGGCCAAGAAGTAACAGTTGATGCAGCACGCGGAATTGTTTATAATGGACATGCGGAAGTGCTATAA
- the pfkA gene encoding 6-phosphofructokinase, translated as MKRIGVLTSGGDSPGMNAAIRAVVRKAIFHDIEVYGIYHGYAGLISGHIEKLELGSVGDIIHRGGTKLYTARCPEFKDPEVRLKGIEQLKKHGIEGLVVIGGDGSYQGAKKLTEQGFPCVGVPGTIDNDIPGTDFTIGFDTALNTVIDAIDKIRDTATSHERTYVIEVMGRHAGDIALWAGLADGAETILIPEEEYDMDDVIARLKRGSERGKKHSIIVVAEGVGSAIDIGKHIEEATNFDTRVTVLGHVQRGGSPSAQDRVLASRLGARAVELLIAGKGGRCVGIQDNKLVDHDIIEALAQKHTIDKDMYQLSKELSI; from the coding sequence ATGAAACGTATTGGTGTATTAACAAGTGGTGGAGATTCACCTGGTATGAATGCTGCCATTCGTGCAGTTGTTCGTAAAGCGATTTTCCATGATATTGAAGTATATGGTATTTACCATGGATACGCTGGATTAATTTCTGGTCACATTGAAAAATTAGAACTTGGTTCTGTTGGCGATATTATCCACCGCGGTGGTACGAAATTATATACAGCAAGATGTCCTGAGTTTAAAGACCCAGAAGTACGACTAAAAGGTATCGAGCAATTAAAGAAACATGGTATCGAAGGACTTGTTGTTATTGGTGGAGATGGTTCTTACCAAGGCGCTAAAAAATTAACTGAACAAGGATTCCCGTGTGTTGGTGTACCAGGTACAATCGACAATGATATCCCTGGAACAGACTTCACAATTGGTTTCGATACAGCTTTAAACACTGTTATTGATGCAATTGATAAAATCCGTGACACAGCTACATCTCATGAACGTACATATGTTATCGAAGTAATGGGACGTCACGCTGGTGATATCGCATTATGGGCTGGTTTAGCTGATGGTGCAGAAACAATCTTAATTCCAGAAGAAGAGTATGACATGGATGATGTTATCGCTCGTCTGAAGCGTGGTAGTGAACGTGGTAAAAAACACAGTATTATCGTTGTAGCTGAAGGTGTTGGAAGTGCAATTGACATCGGTAAGCACATTGAAGAAGCAACAAACTTTGATACTCGTGTAACTGTATTAGGTCACGTACAACGTGGTGGATCACCAAGTGCACAAGACCGTGTATTAGCAAGTCGTCTTGGCGCAAGAGCAGTTGAATTATTAATTGCTGGTAAAGGTGGACGTTGTGTAGGTATTCAAGATAACAAACTTGTTGATCATGATATTATCGAAGCGTTAGCTCAAAAGCATACAATCGATAAAGATATGTATCAATTATCTAAAGAATTATCCATCTAA
- the accA gene encoding acetyl-CoA carboxylase carboxyl transferase subunit alpha: MAELEFEKPVVELRNKIRELKDYTKNSQMDFSEEIRILEDKLENLEEDIYGNLKVWDRVQIARHAERPTTLDYIEHLFTDFFECHGDRLFGDDAAIVGGIAKYKGMPVTVIGHQRGKDTKENIRRNFGMPHPEGYRKALRLMKQAEKFNRPIICFIDTKGAYPGKAAEERGQSEAIARNLFEMAGLTVPVICIVIGEGGSGGALGLGVGDYIHMLENSTYSVITPEGAAAILWKDAGKAKEAAEAMKITAADLKELGVIDEIIPEAKGGAHRNLSKQSENIDLMIRKTFEQLNGISKDELIEKRYEKYMKIGQVSFSNASIGIK, translated from the coding sequence ATGGCAGAGCTAGAATTTGAAAAACCAGTTGTTGAGCTAAGAAATAAGATTCGTGAACTGAAAGACTATACGAAAAACAGCCAGATGGACTTCAGTGAGGAGATTCGTATTTTGGAAGACAAGCTAGAAAATTTAGAGGAAGATATATACGGTAATCTGAAAGTATGGGACCGTGTTCAAATTGCTCGTCATGCAGAACGACCGACAACGCTCGATTATATTGAGCACTTATTTACTGATTTTTTCGAATGTCATGGAGATCGTCTATTTGGCGATGATGCAGCGATTGTCGGCGGCATTGCGAAATATAAAGGGATGCCTGTAACTGTAATTGGGCATCAGCGCGGAAAAGATACGAAAGAAAATATTCGCCGTAACTTTGGAATGCCTCATCCAGAAGGATATCGAAAAGCATTACGCTTAATGAAGCAGGCGGAAAAGTTCAATCGTCCTATTATTTGTTTCATTGATACGAAAGGGGCTTATCCTGGTAAAGCTGCTGAAGAACGTGGTCAAAGTGAAGCTATCGCCCGCAATTTATTTGAAATGGCAGGTTTAACTGTACCTGTTATTTGTATCGTTATCGGTGAAGGTGGTAGTGGCGGTGCGCTAGGCCTTGGAGTGGGAGATTACATTCATATGCTAGAAAATTCCACTTATTCTGTTATTACACCAGAGGGTGCAGCGGCAATTCTTTGGAAAGATGCAGGAAAAGCAAAGGAAGCTGCAGAGGCAATGAAAATTACAGCAGCAGATTTGAAAGAATTAGGTGTAATTGATGAAATTATTCCAGAGGCAAAAGGTGGAGCTCACCGTAATCTTTCGAAACAGTCAGAAAATATAGATTTAATGATTAGAAAAACTTTTGAACAATTAAACGGAATTTCGAAAGATGAATTAATCGAAAAACGTTATGAAAAATATATGAAAATTGGGCAAGTTTCGTTTTCAAACGCTTCCATTGGGATAAAATAA
- the accD gene encoding acetyl-CoA carboxylase, carboxyltransferase subunit beta, giving the protein MLRDLFVKKKKYAAIPSEQVRKDVPDGVMTKCPECKKIMYTKELLKNLKVCVNCGYHHPMNAWERLDSILDEGSFREYDKEMVSLNPLEFPGYEEKLESDRKKTELNEAVVTGEGTIDDMLVVVAVMDSRFRMGSMGSVVGEKIARAVEKAYDLQVPFIIFTASGGARMQEGILSLMQMAKTSVALKKHSNAGGLFISVMTHPTTGGVSASFASLGDYNLAEPGALIGFAGRRVIEQTVREKLPEDFQTAEFLLDHGQLDAVVHRDDMRESLRKILEVHQGGGMAVWQS; this is encoded by the coding sequence GTGCTAAGAGATTTATTCGTGAAAAAGAAAAAGTACGCTGCAATACCTTCAGAACAAGTACGAAAAGATGTACCAGATGGCGTTATGACAAAATGTCCGGAATGTAAAAAAATCATGTATACGAAAGAACTTCTAAAAAATTTAAAAGTATGTGTGAATTGTGGATATCATCATCCTATGAATGCATGGGAACGTCTTGATAGTATATTGGACGAAGGGTCATTCCGTGAGTATGACAAAGAAATGGTTTCATTAAATCCACTCGAGTTTCCAGGTTATGAAGAGAAACTAGAGAGCGATCGTAAGAAGACTGAATTAAACGAAGCGGTTGTAACTGGTGAAGGAACAATTGATGACATGCTTGTTGTTGTTGCAGTAATGGATTCTCGTTTTCGAATGGGGAGCATGGGCTCTGTGGTAGGAGAAAAAATCGCCCGTGCGGTTGAAAAGGCGTACGACTTACAAGTTCCATTTATTATCTTTACTGCTTCGGGTGGTGCCCGTATGCAAGAAGGGATATTAAGTTTAATGCAAATGGCAAAAACAAGCGTAGCTTTGAAAAAGCATAGTAATGCAGGAGGATTATTTATTTCTGTTATGACTCACCCAACGACGGGCGGGGTTTCAGCGAGTTTCGCTTCACTTGGTGATTATAATCTTGCAGAACCAGGTGCACTTATCGGATTTGCTGGTAGACGTGTAATTGAACAAACGGTGCGTGAGAAACTACCGGAAGATTTCCAAACGGCAGAATTCTTACTAGATCATGGTCAATTAGATGCGGTGGTGCATCGTGATGATATGAGAGAATCGCTTCGCAAGATTTTAGAAGTTCATCAAGGAGGGGGAATGGCTGTATGGCAGAGCTAG
- a CDS encoding FadR/GntR family transcriptional regulator, with product MTSSNTKVYLEIVKKIRSIMEEDGLVAGDRLPSERELSSRLNVGRSSVREALRALELVGLIETRRGEGTFIRNFYDNGLVQLIAPFLLQDEKTIRDLLQTKRLLEKDMIRIVCNLPKETFSKVLSRLHQVLEGNENSIPTLHQTFFKTLIEQVDNYLLYRIWMIVNDYVATLSCKVSRNSIDMYRKLYATLEEKQENDALKIYDELVENIQFHS from the coding sequence TTGACATCATCAAATACAAAAGTATATCTCGAAATTGTAAAAAAAATCCGTTCCATTATGGAAGAGGATGGATTGGTAGCGGGGGATCGTTTGCCGTCTGAGCGTGAGTTAAGTTCACGCTTAAACGTAGGACGTTCCTCTGTAAGAGAAGCATTGCGTGCTTTAGAACTGGTAGGATTGATTGAAACGAGACGTGGTGAAGGGACATTTATTCGAAACTTTTATGATAACGGCCTTGTACAATTAATTGCTCCGTTCTTACTGCAAGATGAGAAAACAATTCGTGATTTATTACAAACGAAACGATTGCTTGAGAAAGATATGATTCGAATTGTATGTAATTTACCGAAAGAAACGTTTTCTAAAGTACTAAGTAGATTACACCAAGTACTTGAAGGAAATGAAAACTCAATCCCAACGCTTCATCAAACGTTCTTTAAAACACTTATTGAACAAGTCGATAATTATTTACTATATCGCATTTGGATGATCGTAAATGATTACGTAGCAACTCTTTCTTGTAAAGTTTCAAGAAATTCTATCGATATGTATAGAAAGCTTTATGCTACTTTGGAAGAAAAACAAGAAAATGATGCACTAAAAATTTACGATGAATTAGTAGAGAATATACAGTTTCACTCGTAA